A window of the Hevea brasiliensis isolate MT/VB/25A 57/8 chromosome 6, ASM3005281v1, whole genome shotgun sequence genome harbors these coding sequences:
- the LOC131169250 gene encoding putative receptor-like protein kinase At3g47110 isoform X2 codes for MKIYDSCLLHLFLVFLQLVNFLFLNLQLIQAHSSQNETDQLALLSFKAGIASDPHGIFNSWNHSLSFCQWYGITCSRRHQRVTSLVLEGQNLIGSISPYIGNLSFLRILNLRNNSFKGQIPQEVGNLFRLQEFFLNNNTIEGVIPINLTRCSHLRKIRLQNNNLIGKIPTELGSLAMLELLVLSSNNLIGKIPPSIGNLSSLTWLSADTMELEGNIPHELSRLTSLIHFNFADNNLSGNMLSGEIPGTIGFCLGLEYLYIHGNSFQGIIPSSMASLKGLRELDLSRNNLTGEIPKDLQSLPYLLYLNLSFNNLEGEIPAKGVFLNASAISLMGNIRLCGGVPELHQPKCPTKAMKKGKSIAIKLAIIIPCVILFVLLMLAIMLMYRKKVSKKSSSATPKETDRLVKVSYRDLFDATSGFSADNLIGSGSFGSVYKGFLNQMERAVAVKVLKLGTRGASKSFMAECKVLRTVRHRNLVKLLTYCSSIDYKQNEFKALVYEFMGKGSLEKWLYQDIHNNYPSRNLDFLQRLNIAIDVASALHYVHDLCEIPIIHCDLKPNNVLLDEDMVAHLSDFGLAKLFLNTNDASQTQTSSIGIRGTIGYAPPEYGMGNTASKEGDVYSFGILVLEMFSGKKPTDKIFEGHLNLHNFVENALPERLAQITDPTLLSREMGETSTKNAEMDEQIEIHAKAEYNNNGNLSQTSTGKEKDCLLSVFKVGVACSAKSPKDRMSMRDVAKELHLIRSTFLGVRIYG; via the exons ATGAAGATTTATGATTCTTGTTTGCTTCACCtttttcttgtttttcttcaACTGGTCAATTTCCTCTTTTTAAACTTGCAATTAATACAAGCTCACTCTTCACAAAATGAGACTGATCAGCTTGCTTTGCTAAGTTTCAAAGCTGGGATAGCCAGTGATCCACATGGAATCTTCAATTCATGGAATCATTCTCTCTCTTTTTGCCAATGGTATGGAATCACTTGCAGTCGCCGCCACCAGAGAGTCACTTCATTGGTGTTAGAAGGCCAGAATTTAATTGGATCCATTTCTCCATATATTGGCAATTTGAGTTTTTTAAGAATCTTGAACCTTCGAAACAACAGTTTCAAAGGTCAAATTCCACAGGAAGTCGGCAATTTGTTTCGATTACAAGAATTCTTTCTCAATAATAACACAATAGAAGGTGTAATTCCGATCAACCTTACCCGCTGTTCTCATCTcaggaaaatcagattgcaaaaCAATAATCTAATTGGGAAAATCCCTACAGAGCTTGGTTCTTTAGCAATGCTTGAACTGCTTGTCCTCAGTAGCAACAATCTGATTGGAAAAATTCCACCTTCCATTGGCAACCTTTCGTCGCTTACTTGGCTTTCTGCAGACACTATGGAGTTGGAGGGAAATATTCCACATGAATTGAGCCGATTAACGAGCCTCATACATTTCAATTTTGCTGACAATAATCTATCTG GAAACATGCTTTCTGGAGAAATTCCTGGAACCATTGGGTTTTGTTTAGGCTTGGAATATCTCTATATACACGGAAATTCTTTCCAAGGAATCATTCCTTCATCTATGGCTTCCTTGAAGGGTCTTCGAGAATTAGATCTTTCGAGGAACAACCTCACTGGAGAAATTCCAAAAGACTTGCAAAGTTTACCCTATCTCTTATATTTAAATCTTTCTTTTAATAATCTTGAGGGTGAGATTCCAGCCAAAGGAGTTTTTTTAAATGCAAGTGCAATTTCACTGATGGGTAATATTAGGCTTTGTGGTGGTGTGCCAGAACTCCATCAACCAAAATGCCCTACCAAAGCAATGAAGAAAGGGAAGTCCATTGCTATTAAGTTAGCAATCATAATTCCTTGTGTGATTCTCTTTGTGCTGTTGATGTTAGCCATCATGCTTATGTATCGAAAGAAAGTATCAAAAAAGAGCTCATCCGCCACACCTAAAGAAACAGATCGCCTTGTAAAGGTATCTTATAGGGATCTTTTTGATGCAACAAGTGGATTTTCTGCCGACAACTTAATCGGATCTGGCAGCTTTGGTTCTGTGTATAAAGGATTTCTCAATCAAATGGAAAGAGCTGTGGCTGTTAAGGTCCTCAAACTTGGAACAAGGGGCGCTTCAAAAAGCTTCATGGCCGAGTGCAAGGTGTTACGCACAGTGAGGCATCGAAATCTGGTTAAGCTGCTTACGTATTGCTCCAGCATTGATTACAAACAGAATGAGTTCAAAGCTCTAGTTTATGAATTCATGGGTAAAGGAAGCTTGGAGAAGTGGTTGTATCAAGACATCCACAACAATTATCCGTCAAGAAACTTGGATTTTCTTCAAAGATTGAATATTGCAATTGATGTGGCATCTGCGTTGCATTATGTTCATGACCTTTGCGAAATTCCAATAATTCATTGTGACTTGAAGCCCAATAATGTTCTTCTCGATGAGGACATGGTTGCACATTTAAGCGATTTCGGTTTGGCTAAACTCTTCTTGAACACCAATGATGCTTCACAAACCCAAACTAGCTCAATTGGAATAAGGGGGACTATTGGCTATGCACCCCCAG AGTATGGAATGGGTAACACTGCATCAAAAGAAGGGGATGTGTATAGTTTTGGGATCCTTGTATTAGAGATGTTCTCAGGAAAAAAGCCAACGGACAAAATATTTGAAGGCCATTTAAATCTGCACAACTTTGTGGAGAATGCACTGCCAGAAAGACTCGCGCAAATCACAGATCCAACCCTTCTCTCAAGAGAAATGGGCGAAACATCAACAAAAAATGCTGAAATGGACGAGCAGATAGAAATACATGCAAAAGCAGAGTACAACAATAATGGGAACCTGAGCCAGACAAGTACTGGTAAAGAGAAAGATTGCTTGCTTTCAGTATTCAAAGTTGGAGTAGCCTGTTCAGCAAAATCACCCAAAGACAGAATGAGCATGAGGGATGTTGCTAAAGAACTGCATTTGATTAGAAGTACTTTTCTTGGAGTTCGGATCTATGGATAA
- the LOC131169250 gene encoding putative receptor-like protein kinase At3g47110 isoform X1 — MKIYDSCLLHLFLVFLQLVNFLFLNLQLIQAHSSQNETDQLALLSFKAGIASDPHGIFNSWNHSLSFCQWYGITCSRRHQRVTSLVLEGQNLIGSISPYIGNLSFLRILNLRNNSFKGQIPQEVGNLFRLQEFFLNNNTIEGVIPINLTRCSHLRKIRLQNNNLIGKIPTELGSLAMLELLVLSSNNLIGKIPPSIGNLSSLTWLSADTMELEGNIPHELSRLTSLIHFNFADNNLSGIFPSSIFNISSLKMISISQNKLHGSLPNNIGITLPNLQEIDMGLNFFSGLIPISLCNASQLGILDLPTNNFVGRVPDCLGNLGSFFWLNVGKNNLGYNSTGDLAFLTSLTNCSNLEILDFTFNNFGGILPSSIANLSIKLTNLYFGANQITGTIPEALENLINLIVLAMSDNLFTGVIPSSLGKLRKLQGLYLNENRLSGQIPSSIGNLTQLFILSIPHNNLEGNIPISIRNCQKLQILDISENNLNGSIPKEILRLPSLSRHLNLSMNSLTGNLPADVGKLTNINTLDVSGNMLSGEIPGTIGFCLGLEYLYIHGNSFQGIIPSSMASLKGLRELDLSRNNLTGEIPKDLQSLPYLLYLNLSFNNLEGEIPAKGVFLNASAISLMGNIRLCGGVPELHQPKCPTKAMKKGKSIAIKLAIIIPCVILFVLLMLAIMLMYRKKVSKKSSSATPKETDRLVKVSYRDLFDATSGFSADNLIGSGSFGSVYKGFLNQMERAVAVKVLKLGTRGASKSFMAECKVLRTVRHRNLVKLLTYCSSIDYKQNEFKALVYEFMGKGSLEKWLYQDIHNNYPSRNLDFLQRLNIAIDVASALHYVHDLCEIPIIHCDLKPNNVLLDEDMVAHLSDFGLAKLFLNTNDASQTQTSSIGIRGTIGYAPPEYGMGNTASKEGDVYSFGILVLEMFSGKKPTDKIFEGHLNLHNFVENALPERLAQITDPTLLSREMGETSTKNAEMDEQIEIHAKAEYNNNGNLSQTSTGKEKDCLLSVFKVGVACSAKSPKDRMSMRDVAKELHLIRSTFLGVRIYG; from the exons ATGAAGATTTATGATTCTTGTTTGCTTCACCtttttcttgtttttcttcaACTGGTCAATTTCCTCTTTTTAAACTTGCAATTAATACAAGCTCACTCTTCACAAAATGAGACTGATCAGCTTGCTTTGCTAAGTTTCAAAGCTGGGATAGCCAGTGATCCACATGGAATCTTCAATTCATGGAATCATTCTCTCTCTTTTTGCCAATGGTATGGAATCACTTGCAGTCGCCGCCACCAGAGAGTCACTTCATTGGTGTTAGAAGGCCAGAATTTAATTGGATCCATTTCTCCATATATTGGCAATTTGAGTTTTTTAAGAATCTTGAACCTTCGAAACAACAGTTTCAAAGGTCAAATTCCACAGGAAGTCGGCAATTTGTTTCGATTACAAGAATTCTTTCTCAATAATAACACAATAGAAGGTGTAATTCCGATCAACCTTACCCGCTGTTCTCATCTcaggaaaatcagattgcaaaaCAATAATCTAATTGGGAAAATCCCTACAGAGCTTGGTTCTTTAGCAATGCTTGAACTGCTTGTCCTCAGTAGCAACAATCTGATTGGAAAAATTCCACCTTCCATTGGCAACCTTTCGTCGCTTACTTGGCTTTCTGCAGACACTATGGAGTTGGAGGGAAATATTCCACATGAATTGAGCCGATTAACGAGCCTCATACATTTCAATTTTGCTGACAATAATCTATCTGGTATATTCCCTTCATCCATTTTTAACATCTCATCTCTTAAAATGATCTCAATTTCACAAAACAAGCTTCATGGCAGCCTACCAAACAACATAGGGATTACTCTCCCAAATCTCCAGGAGATTGATATGGGATTGAATTTCTTTTCTGGGTTAATTCCCATTTCCCTTTGCAATGCATCTCAACTGGGAATACTCGATCTTCCCACTAACAATTTTGTGGGACGAGTTCCAGATTGTCTGGGAAATTTAGGAAGTTTTTTTTGGCTAAACGTTGGGAAGAATAATCTAGGATATAATTCCACAGGTGACTTGGCCTTTTTAACATCTTTGACAAACTGCAGCAATCTTGAAATCTTAGATTTCACTTTCAACAATTTCGGAGGTATTTTGCCCAGCTCTATAGCCAATCTGTCAATTAAACTTACCAACCTATATTTTGGAGCAAATCAAATCACCGGAACTATTCCTGAAGCATTAGAGAATCTCATCAACTTAATTGTATTGGCCATGTCGGATAATCTTTTCACTGGAGTCATCCCTTCTTCCTTGGGAAAATTAAGAAAACTTCAAGGACTGTATTTAAATGAAAATAGATTGTCAGGTCAAATCCCATCCTCTATAGGCAATCTCACTCAATTGTTTATACTTTCCATCCCTCACAACAATCTAGAAGGAAATATTCCTATAAGTATAAGAAATTGCCAGAAATTGCAGATTTTGGATATTTCAGAAAATAACCTCAATGGATCTATACCCAAGGAGATTCTCCGTCTTCCTTCCTTATCTCGACACTTGAACTTATCAATGAATTCACTAACCGGCAACCTGCCAGCAGATGTGGGAAAGCTAACAAATATAAATACTCTGGATGTCTCAGGAAACATGCTTTCTGGAGAAATTCCTGGAACCATTGGGTTTTGTTTAGGCTTGGAATATCTCTATATACACGGAAATTCTTTCCAAGGAATCATTCCTTCATCTATGGCTTCCTTGAAGGGTCTTCGAGAATTAGATCTTTCGAGGAACAACCTCACTGGAGAAATTCCAAAAGACTTGCAAAGTTTACCCTATCTCTTATATTTAAATCTTTCTTTTAATAATCTTGAGGGTGAGATTCCAGCCAAAGGAGTTTTTTTAAATGCAAGTGCAATTTCACTGATGGGTAATATTAGGCTTTGTGGTGGTGTGCCAGAACTCCATCAACCAAAATGCCCTACCAAAGCAATGAAGAAAGGGAAGTCCATTGCTATTAAGTTAGCAATCATAATTCCTTGTGTGATTCTCTTTGTGCTGTTGATGTTAGCCATCATGCTTATGTATCGAAAGAAAGTATCAAAAAAGAGCTCATCCGCCACACCTAAAGAAACAGATCGCCTTGTAAAGGTATCTTATAGGGATCTTTTTGATGCAACAAGTGGATTTTCTGCCGACAACTTAATCGGATCTGGCAGCTTTGGTTCTGTGTATAAAGGATTTCTCAATCAAATGGAAAGAGCTGTGGCTGTTAAGGTCCTCAAACTTGGAACAAGGGGCGCTTCAAAAAGCTTCATGGCCGAGTGCAAGGTGTTACGCACAGTGAGGCATCGAAATCTGGTTAAGCTGCTTACGTATTGCTCCAGCATTGATTACAAACAGAATGAGTTCAAAGCTCTAGTTTATGAATTCATGGGTAAAGGAAGCTTGGAGAAGTGGTTGTATCAAGACATCCACAACAATTATCCGTCAAGAAACTTGGATTTTCTTCAAAGATTGAATATTGCAATTGATGTGGCATCTGCGTTGCATTATGTTCATGACCTTTGCGAAATTCCAATAATTCATTGTGACTTGAAGCCCAATAATGTTCTTCTCGATGAGGACATGGTTGCACATTTAAGCGATTTCGGTTTGGCTAAACTCTTCTTGAACACCAATGATGCTTCACAAACCCAAACTAGCTCAATTGGAATAAGGGGGACTATTGGCTATGCACCCCCAG AGTATGGAATGGGTAACACTGCATCAAAAGAAGGGGATGTGTATAGTTTTGGGATCCTTGTATTAGAGATGTTCTCAGGAAAAAAGCCAACGGACAAAATATTTGAAGGCCATTTAAATCTGCACAACTTTGTGGAGAATGCACTGCCAGAAAGACTCGCGCAAATCACAGATCCAACCCTTCTCTCAAGAGAAATGGGCGAAACATCAACAAAAAATGCTGAAATGGACGAGCAGATAGAAATACATGCAAAAGCAGAGTACAACAATAATGGGAACCTGAGCCAGACAAGTACTGGTAAAGAGAAAGATTGCTTGCTTTCAGTATTCAAAGTTGGAGTAGCCTGTTCAGCAAAATCACCCAAAGACAGAATGAGCATGAGGGATGTTGCTAAAGAACTGCATTTGATTAGAAGTACTTTTCTTGGAGTTCGGATCTATGGATAA
- the LOC131180573 gene encoding proline-rich receptor-like protein kinase PERK14: protein MESPPHSPQGSPLQVTPLAMQAPNPDSPPQQTPPPPPTSTYKRRIRSKSTRPMASAPPLTKRKDPPTTPLSEPPPKNPKTSASTRQGVGISTSTPQAKSPSSSKKQSSATTQVSKLPWPLPDVTHKATFKRLKDRKVQPTSLPPSDTAQLAANQGPIAQPGGTTVPPVQQHSHELHHPLDAQDTPQDKQKELKEMMKQLMVFLGMPPPPPSPPPEPPLQQQPVPSSPLAAHLDKGKTIELD from the exons ATGGAATCGCCTCCCCATTCCCCTCAAGGCTCTCCTCTCCAAGTCACACCCCTAGCAATGCAGGCCCCCAATCCTGATTCTCCTCCACAACAAACCCCTCCACCACCTCCCACATCCACCTATAAGAGGAGAATCCGATCGAAATCAACCCGACCCATGGCCTCTGCACCACCTCTCAcaaaacgcaaagacccacctaCCACTCCACTTtcagagcctccacccaaaaaccccaaaacttcAGCTTCCACACGACAGGGGGTTGGCATTTCTACCTCTACCccacaagccaaatcaccctcttcTAGTAAAAAGCAATCTTCAGCAACAACACAGGTATCTAAACTACCTTGGCCCCTTCCTGATGTAACCCACAAGGCAACTTTTAAGAGACTAAAGGACAGGaaagtgcaacccactag tttgccaccttCTGACACTGCACAACTAGCGGCGAATCAGGGACCCATCGCACAACCAGGAGGCACAACTGTACCACCGGTCCAACAACATTCTCACGAACTGCACCACCCACTCGATGCACAAGATACCCCACA AGATAAACAGAAAGAGTTAAAAGAGATGATGAAACAGCTCATggtttttctgggaatgccacctccacctccatcaccgcCCCCAGAACCACCCCTTCAGCAGCAACCAGTTCCATCCAGTCCTCTAGCAGCacatttggacaagggcaaaaccataGAATTAGACTAg